The following proteins come from a genomic window of Anopheles ziemanni chromosome 3, idAnoZiCoDA_A2_x.2, whole genome shotgun sequence:
- the LOC131286393 gene encoding BUD13 homolog: MTTKIDQKEYLKKYLSNDKDKKKKKKKEKKSVGKANVRIIDDDLDLSKLQSIQEDEVDMFGLGEEAPQVVGIIDERPPEMRAKEDFGSNKWKVIASTDGFDTTLEVKDVSRRQVGPEMSFNIGDSKISTNPSGSGRRNRKDSDESPPRRKHDSDESPPRRKLHDIGQSRKGVRRDDSDESPPRKSKHSAMVSKTNRHSNRDDSDNSPPRKPRKHDSETSSSRRHRAEEKQSERSRLRQDSDESPPRRQRNQENKSERGRQRQDSDESPPRRQRHQENKSEQKRLRQDSDESPPRRQRNEERGRQRQDSDESPPRRQRAEGQKSERSRHRQDLGKSPPRQQWTEATKSERNKQRQDSDESPPRRHSEKDSDKRRPRNPDDDKKRGGRSSPVRNQRSDSDENPRQRNRGDKPSSRGPRNRHYSDESPPRRGESKQKPSNSHREIEKNVQRSRGGRRDSDESPPRRKRRESPEAPTRKSAKNLARGNSPGPSVRVRQENNRSDSDVSPPRRPTRSDRRDSAESSPRRRRGTSRVHPPVRIKEEPSSDDESVPRDGANVRMTKTLEGKQAGLQDAKTLREENEMHRRREQEAFDQLREEHSGRFAETVVRQKSGRRKDIEKELREEFEKRKHEEKKKEIYTRWGKGVKQVEEYNTRLQEAAQEMDKPLARYADDKDLDNHLKQQERDGDPMLEYLRSKRKEENRKAGIPEKPTYQGAFPDNRFGIRPGYRWDGVDRSNGFEKRWFETTSKKKATEEEAYKYSVEDM; encoded by the exons atgactACTAAAATCGATCAAAAGGAGTACTTGAAGAAATATCTTTCCAACGACAAAgataaaaagaagaagaagaaaaaggagaagaaatcCGTGGGAAAGGCAAA CGTACGGATCATCGATGATGATTTGGATTTATCAAAACTCCAGAGCATACAAGAAGACGAGGTAGATATGTTCGGCCTTGGGGAAGAGGCACCCCAGGTGGTTGGAATCATAGACGAGCGGCCGCCAGAGATGCGTGCCAAGGAGGACTTTGGCAGCAACAAGTGGAAAGTGATAGCATCAACTGATGGGTTCGATACAACGCTAGAGGTGAAAGATGTTAGCAGACGTCAGGTTGGTCCGGAGATGAGTTTCAACATCGGTGATTCGAAGATCTCGACTAACCCCAGCGGCTCTGGTAGGAGAAACCGGAAAGATTCCGATGAAAGTCCTCCACGTAGGAAGCACGATTCCGATGAAAGTCCTCCTCGAAGAAAGCTGCACGACATCGGACAATCTAGAAAAGGCGTACGGCGGGATGATTCTGATGAAAGTCCTCCCAGAAAATCAAAGCATTCTGCGATGGttagcaaaacaaatcgaCACAGCAATCGAGACGATTCGGACAACAGTCCGCCGAGAAAACCTCGAAAGCATGATTCGGAAACAAGTTCCTCCAGAAGGCATCGCGCTGAAGAGAAACAGTCTGAACGAAGCAGACTTCGTCAGGATTCAGACGAAAGTCCACCAAGAAGGCAGCGAAATCAGGAAAATAAATCAGAACGAGGTAGACAACGTCAGGATTCAGACGAAAGTCCACCAAGAAGGCAGCGCCATCAGGAAAATAAATCAGAACAAAAGAGACTACGTCAGGATTCAGATGAAAGTCCACCAAGAAGACAGCGTAATGAGGAACGAGGGAGACAGCGCCAGGATTCAGATGAAAGCCCGCCTAGAAGGCAGCGTGCGGAGGGACAAAAGTCGGAACGAAGCAGACATCGTCAAGATTTAGGTAAAAGTCCTCCCAGACAACAGTGGACAGAGGCAACGAAAtcggaacgaaacaaacagcgTCAGGATTCGGATGAAAGCCCTCCAAGGCGTCACTCCGAGAAAGATTCGGACAAAAGACGACCCAGGAACCCGGATGATGATAAAAAACGAGGGGGAAGATCATCTCCTGTTCGCAATCAGCGAAGCGATTCTGATGAAAACCCTAGACAGAGAAATAGAGGTGACAAACCTTCATCCAGAGGTCCAAGAAATAGGCATTATTCCGACGAAAGCCCACCCCGACGGGGAGAGTCCAAGCAGAAGCCAAGCAATTCACATCgtgaaatcgaaaaaaacgTTCAGCGCAGTCGTGGTGGACGCAGAGATTCAGATGAAAGTCCTCCAAGGCGTAAACGGCGTGAATCACCGGAAGCTCCGACTCGCAAGAGTGCTAAAAACCTTGCCCGTGGAAATTCACCCGGTCCGTCGGTGCGCGTGAGGCAGGAAAATAATCGTTCCGATTCGGATGTCTCTCCACCGAGGCGGCCGACAAGATCTGATCGCCGTGATTCAGCCGAAAGTTCTCCGAGACGAAGACGTGGTACGTCCCGTGTCCATCCACCGGTGCGCATAAAGGAGGAACCATCGAGTGATGATGAATCGGTTCCGCGGGATGGCGCCAACGTAAGGATGACTAAGACACTTGAAGGGAAACAAGCCGGACTGCAGGACGCGAAGACGTTGCGCGAGGAAAACGAAATGCACAGACGTCGGGAGCAGGAAGCGTTCGATCAGCTGCGGGAAGAACACAGCGGACGTTTCGCGGAGACGGTGGTACGACAAAAATCGGGCCGTCGAAAGGACATCGAGAAGGAGCTACGTGAAGAGTTTGAAAAGCGTAAAcatgaggaaaaaaagaaggaaatctACACCCGCTGGGGGAAGGG AGTGAAGCAGGTGGAAGAATACAACACACGGTTGCAGGAGGCTGCCCAAGAGATGGATAAACCCTTGGCCCGCTACGCCGACGATAAGGATCTCGATAACCACTTAAAGCAACAGGAGCGCGACGGTGATCCGATGCTGGAATACTTGCGTAGCaagaggaaggaagaaaataggAAGGCAGGGATACCGGAAAAGCCCACGTATCAGGGTGCGTTCCCCGATAATCGTTTCGGCATAAGACCGGGCTACCGGTGGGATGGTGTGGATCGATCGAACGGATTCGAGAAGCGCTGGTTCGAGACGACGAGCAAGAAAAAGGCCACTGAGGAAGAAGCTTACAAGTACAGCGTGGAAGATATGTGA